A part of Streptomyces sp. DSM 40750 genomic DNA contains:
- a CDS encoding flavin-containing monooxygenase: protein MGNEKTVREIDALVVGTGMGGVMALRTLTADAGLDAIAIDKAPQVGGTWYWNRYPGALSDTQSFMYQLPYEKELFQRTDWRTRYVPGPQIRQYIEDAVDFWDLRSRIQLETALVSAAFDEENANWHVVTDKGEFRARFLVTAAGLLSQINIPDFPGIDRFKGRIVHTADWPEDLDISGLRIGVIGNGSTGIQFMTEAAKTVAHLTSFQRTAQYSVPAGNREWSDAELEQFKTTCEDRWEEFRTSKIGFGVDETTRSIWSVSEEEREAVFEWAWRKGGNYTFATETFCDVTSDRAANELAADFIKRKIRETVQDPETARKLTPSELFARRPICDSGYFEIFNQSNVTLVSIRENPIREFVAGGLVTEDGALHELDVLVLATGFDAVEGSYRKMDIRGISGKTLKEHWADAPRTHMGMTVSGFPNLFMILGPNGPFVNNPSAIGVQAKWIAQAVKSIKDTQGASIWLREEAEEKWLQTCLDELKGSLFLETGSWIFGNNIPGKRKARTANFYVGGLDKFIAISEAEAAQGYPSYEVLIPSVV, encoded by the coding sequence ATGGGCAACGAAAAAACCGTGCGTGAGATCGATGCACTCGTAGTCGGAACCGGTATGGGCGGCGTCATGGCACTGCGCACCCTCACCGCCGACGCCGGCCTCGACGCGATCGCGATCGACAAGGCGCCGCAGGTTGGCGGCACTTGGTACTGGAACCGTTACCCCGGTGCGCTCTCCGACACCCAGAGTTTCATGTACCAGCTGCCCTACGAAAAGGAACTGTTCCAGCGGACCGACTGGCGCACTCGTTACGTTCCCGGGCCTCAGATCCGCCAGTACATCGAGGACGCCGTCGACTTCTGGGACCTGCGCTCACGCATCCAGCTCGAGACCGCCCTGGTCAGCGCTGCCTTCGACGAGGAGAACGCGAACTGGCACGTCGTCACCGACAAGGGCGAGTTCCGCGCCCGCTTCCTGGTCACTGCCGCCGGCCTCCTGTCCCAGATCAACATCCCCGACTTCCCCGGGATCGACCGGTTCAAGGGCCGCATCGTCCACACCGCCGACTGGCCCGAGGATCTCGACATCTCCGGCCTGCGCATCGGTGTCATCGGCAACGGTTCCACGGGCATCCAGTTCATGACCGAGGCCGCCAAGACCGTCGCCCATCTGACCTCGTTCCAGCGCACGGCGCAGTACAGCGTCCCCGCGGGAAACCGCGAGTGGTCCGACGCCGAACTGGAGCAGTTCAAGACCACGTGCGAGGACCGCTGGGAGGAGTTCCGCACCTCCAAGATCGGCTTCGGTGTCGACGAGACCACGCGCAGCATCTGGAGCGTCTCCGAGGAGGAGCGCGAGGCCGTCTTCGAGTGGGCCTGGCGCAAGGGCGGCAACTACACCTTCGCCACGGAGACCTTCTGCGACGTCACCAGCGACCGCGCCGCCAACGAGCTCGCCGCCGACTTCATCAAGCGGAAGATCAGGGAGACCGTCCAGGACCCGGAGACGGCGCGCAAGCTCACCCCGAGCGAGTTGTTCGCTCGTCGCCCCATCTGTGACTCCGGTTACTTCGAGATCTTCAATCAGTCCAACGTCACTCTTGTCAGTATCAGGGAGAACCCCATCCGGGAGTTCGTGGCGGGCGGCCTCGTCACCGAGGACGGCGCCCTCCACGAGCTCGACGTCCTGGTCCTGGCCACCGGCTTCGACGCCGTCGAGGGCAGCTACCGGAAGATGGATATCCGCGGCATCAGCGGTAAGACCCTCAAGGAGCACTGGGCCGACGCCCCCCGCACCCACATGGGCATGACCGTGTCCGGATTCCCGAACCTGTTCATGATCCTCGGCCCGAACGGCCCGTTCGTGAACAACCCCTCTGCGATCGGCGTTCAGGCCAAGTGGATCGCCCAGGCCGTCAAGAGCATCAAGGACACCCAGGGCGCCTCCATCTGGCTGCGCGAGGAGGCCGAGGAGAAGTGGCTCCAGACCTGCCTCGACGAGCTCAAGGGCTCGCTGTTCCTGGAGACCGGCTCGTGGATCTTCGGCAACAACATCCCCGGCAAGCGAAAGGCCCGCACCGCCAACTTCTACGTCGGCGGCCTCGACAAGTTCATCGCGATCTCCGAGGCGGAGGCAGCCCAGGGATACCCCAGCTACGAGGTCCTGATCCCGTCCGTGGTCTGA
- a CDS encoding NAD-dependent succinate-semialdehyde dehydrogenase codes for MSTYKTISPLNGEVLAEYTMMTDTEVAAALTRATDAYRDWARTGADARGTVLGRIAQLHRERSAELAEAMATEMGKPLAQAEGEVALSASIYDYYAGAGAQLLADEVIEIGAGGRAVVQTAPTGPVLGIMPWNFPLYQVARFVAPNLLLGNTVLLKHARSCTRTALLIDAIVADANAPKGVYENLIVSSSQIASLIADDRLRGVSLTGSEEVGQIVAAQAGRHLKKCVLELGGSDPFIVLPDADLDLALDLAATGRFSNAGQSCTSSKRMIIHSDVYDRFLEGFVARAKQWNTGDPLSPETRIGPMASESGRREIAEQVADAVSKGAELHLGGVVPDGPGAFYPATVITGVTPEMRAYSEELFGPVAVLYKVDSVEKAVEVANDSRFGLGSAVFTRDADLAADIADRLDVGMVGLNTLIRSQPDLPFGGVKASGIGRELGRLGLDEFANKKTIRLS; via the coding sequence ATGAGCACGTACAAGACCATCTCGCCGCTGAATGGTGAGGTGCTCGCCGAGTACACGATGATGACCGACACCGAGGTCGCCGCGGCGCTCACCCGCGCCACCGACGCCTACCGCGACTGGGCCCGCACCGGAGCCGACGCACGGGGCACTGTCCTGGGCCGCATCGCCCAGCTCCACCGGGAGCGAAGCGCCGAGCTCGCCGAGGCCATGGCGACCGAGATGGGTAAGCCGCTCGCCCAGGCCGAAGGCGAGGTCGCCCTATCGGCCTCGATCTACGACTACTACGCCGGCGCCGGTGCCCAGCTGTTGGCCGATGAGGTCATCGAGATCGGCGCCGGGGGACGAGCCGTCGTCCAGACCGCCCCCACCGGCCCCGTGCTCGGGATCATGCCGTGGAACTTCCCGCTGTACCAGGTGGCGCGCTTCGTCGCACCCAACCTTCTGCTCGGGAACACGGTCCTCCTCAAGCACGCGCGCTCCTGCACCCGAACGGCGCTGCTCATCGATGCCATCGTCGCCGACGCGAACGCTCCGAAGGGCGTCTACGAGAACCTCATCGTGTCGTCCTCGCAGATCGCCTCCCTCATCGCCGACGACCGACTCCGGGGCGTCTCGCTGACCGGCTCGGAGGAAGTCGGCCAGATCGTGGCCGCCCAGGCCGGCCGGCATCTCAAGAAGTGCGTTCTGGAACTCGGCGGCTCGGACCCGTTCATCGTCCTGCCCGACGCCGACCTCGACCTCGCACTCGACCTGGCCGCGACGGGCCGGTTCAGCAACGCCGGCCAGTCCTGCACGTCCTCCAAGCGGATGATCATCCACAGTGATGTCTACGACCGGTTTCTCGAGGGGTTCGTCGCCCGCGCGAAGCAGTGGAACACCGGCGATCCGCTGAGCCCGGAAACCCGCATCGGCCCGATGGCGTCCGAGTCCGGCCGGCGGGAGATCGCCGAGCAGGTGGCCGACGCCGTGTCCAAGGGGGCCGAGTTGCACCTCGGCGGCGTGGTCCCCGACGGCCCCGGTGCGTTCTACCCAGCCACGGTCATCACCGGTGTGACCCCGGAGATGCGCGCCTACAGCGAGGAACTCTTCGGTCCTGTCGCGGTCCTGTACAAGGTCGACTCCGTCGAGAAGGCCGTCGAGGTCGCGAACGACTCCCGGTTCGGGCTCGGATCCGCCGTGTTCACCCGCGACGCGGACCTCGCCGCGGACATAGCCGACCGCCTGGACGTCGGCATGGTCGGCCTCAACACCCTCATCCGCAGCCAGCCCGACCTGCCGTTCGGCGGTGTCAAGGCGTCCGGGATCGGCCGAGAGCTCGGCCGCCTGGGCCTGGACGAGTTCGCCAACAAGAAGACCATCCGTCTTTCCTGA
- a CDS encoding fumarylacetoacetate hydrolase family protein — translation MKLVSYHSGAGWQPGLLHGDHVFGLNTALRAAGLAASADLPSTRAFLQAHGSRLPSIAAALDPVLDGGAIEPVGDVATVRLGPPVTDPLKVLCVGLNYSDHVGETGRAMPSHPDLFAKFASSLIGPYDAIDRSDVTDNLDFEGELAVVIGKACSRVDESDALSYVAGLSVLNDITARDLQYRGTQWLAGKAVDRATPFGPAIVTLEEIGNPQALDIETFVNGTRVQGSNTKYMIFSVAKIISYVSQFLTLSPGDVIATGTPEGIGAKRNPPMWLRPGDKVEVVLEKVGTLSNQIH, via the coding sequence GTGAAGCTTGTTTCCTACCATTCCGGTGCCGGCTGGCAGCCGGGCCTCCTGCACGGCGACCACGTGTTCGGTCTCAACACCGCGCTGCGCGCGGCCGGCCTTGCGGCCTCCGCCGACCTGCCGTCGACCCGTGCGTTCCTCCAGGCGCACGGCAGCCGGTTGCCCTCGATCGCCGCGGCCCTCGACCCGGTTCTCGACGGCGGGGCCATCGAGCCCGTCGGCGACGTCGCCACGGTGCGCCTCGGCCCGCCGGTCACCGACCCGCTCAAGGTCCTCTGCGTCGGCCTGAACTACTCCGACCACGTCGGCGAGACCGGTCGCGCCATGCCGAGCCACCCCGACCTGTTCGCCAAGTTCGCCAGCAGCCTCATCGGCCCCTACGACGCCATCGACCGGTCCGACGTGACCGACAACCTGGACTTCGAGGGAGAACTCGCCGTCGTCATCGGCAAGGCGTGCAGCCGCGTGGACGAGAGCGACGCTCTGTCGTACGTGGCCGGACTGTCCGTTCTCAACGACATCACCGCCCGGGATCTCCAGTACCGCGGCACACAGTGGCTCGCGGGCAAGGCTGTTGACCGGGCGACGCCGTTCGGACCAGCCATCGTGACCCTGGAGGAGATCGGCAACCCACAGGCCCTGGACATCGAGACATTCGTCAATGGCACCCGGGTCCAAGGCTCCAACACCAAGTACATGATCTTCTCCGTCGCCAAGATCATCTCCTACGTCAGCCAGTTCCTCACCCTCAGCCCCGGCGATGTCATCGCCACCGGTACCCCCGAGGGCATCGGCGCGAAGCGGAATCCGCCCATGTGGCTGCGCCCCGGCGACAAGGTCGAGGTCGTCCTGGAGAAGGTCGGGACCCTGAGCAACCAGATCCACTGA
- a CDS encoding FAD-binding and (Fe-S)-binding domain-containing protein: MRARNVEDVIAAHEVAREMRIPVTMRGAGTSIAGNAIGSGIVIDTRRFGRVLEIDPVARTARVEPGAVHADLQRAAAPYGLRFGPDPSSHSRCTIGGMIGNNACGSRALGYGRTVDNVESLRVLYGNGELAREQDGRPSGVTGARLATVGDANLAHLRTEFGRFGRQISGYSLEHLLPERRRIDRFLVGSEGTLATVLEATVRLVDDRVERRMLVLGYPTMADAADAVPTLLAAAPGRLIACEGMDSRIVGLVREKGSPVPDLPRGSGWLFAEVAGEGAMDSVRRLVAAGAALDTRLVDDPREAAALWRIREDGAGLAGRSLPTPAYGGWEDAAVPPEHLGAWLRDFEELLRAHDLRGIPYGHFGDGCIHCRIDFPFRPGDPASTGVFRDFMTACATRLRDYRGTLSGEHGDGRVRGELLPLMYDEESLALFRQVKAVCDPDDLLNPGIIADPVPITEDLRPVRPREPVRAGLRLLHDAGDLGDAVHRCTGVGKCVAPRTAGVMCPSYLATRDERDSTRGRARVLQEALDGGLLRGGLQDPAVAEALDLCLACKGCSSDCPSGVDMATYKSEVLHQRHDIAGVRRPRSHVFLGQLPKWARLTAPLAPLANLLLRVGPLAGLAKWVAGIDHRRSVPKFASPTLRKATDSSGTEDSPADVWIWADSFTDHFFPESGLAAIRFLESRGLTVRVVREDACCGLTWITTGQLDQARVLVGRTMRTLAPYVRSGIPVMALEPSCLASLRSDARELCDTEEADVVASGVLSFAELVERLDLSLPDLTGVEVVAQPHCHHSAVIGWDTDQRLLERAGATVTKVQGCCGLAGNFGVEKGHYEVSVAVAETHLLPTVRTHSDAVFLADGMSCRVQLDDLADVPAQHLAELFASRA; the protein is encoded by the coding sequence GTGAGGGCGCGGAACGTCGAGGACGTGATCGCGGCTCATGAGGTGGCGCGTGAGATGCGGATTCCGGTCACGATGCGCGGTGCCGGCACGAGCATCGCCGGCAACGCGATCGGAAGCGGCATCGTCATCGACACCCGTCGGTTCGGCCGAGTACTCGAGATCGACCCGGTCGCGCGTACGGCGCGCGTGGAACCGGGCGCTGTGCATGCGGATCTGCAGCGCGCGGCAGCGCCTTACGGACTGCGGTTCGGACCGGACCCGTCTTCGCACAGTCGCTGCACGATCGGCGGGATGATCGGCAACAACGCCTGCGGGTCACGGGCGCTGGGCTACGGGCGGACGGTGGACAACGTCGAGTCGCTGCGCGTGCTCTACGGGAACGGCGAGCTGGCCCGGGAGCAGGACGGCCGGCCCAGCGGCGTCACCGGAGCGCGGCTGGCGACCGTCGGGGACGCGAACCTGGCCCATCTGCGCACTGAATTCGGCCGCTTCGGCCGCCAGATCAGCGGCTACAGCCTGGAACACCTGCTGCCCGAGCGGCGCCGCATCGACCGGTTCCTCGTCGGCAGCGAGGGGACTCTGGCAACTGTCCTCGAAGCGACCGTACGGCTGGTCGACGACAGAGTCGAACGCAGGATGCTGGTGCTCGGGTACCCGACGATGGCCGACGCGGCCGACGCCGTGCCGACGCTGCTCGCTGCGGCGCCGGGTCGTCTCATCGCCTGCGAGGGCATGGACTCGCGCATCGTCGGCCTGGTGCGCGAAAAAGGTTCGCCGGTCCCCGACCTTCCCAGGGGAAGCGGTTGGCTGTTCGCGGAGGTGGCGGGAGAGGGCGCGATGGATTCGGTACGGCGGCTCGTCGCCGCCGGTGCCGCACTGGACACCAGGCTGGTCGACGACCCGCGTGAGGCGGCCGCGCTGTGGCGTATCCGTGAGGACGGCGCCGGGCTCGCGGGACGGTCACTGCCGACGCCGGCATACGGGGGCTGGGAGGACGCGGCCGTCCCGCCGGAACACCTCGGTGCGTGGCTGCGCGACTTCGAGGAGCTGTTGCGGGCGCACGACCTTCGGGGCATTCCGTACGGGCACTTCGGCGACGGCTGCATCCACTGCCGCATCGACTTCCCCTTCCGACCCGGCGACCCCGCTTCGACCGGAGTCTTCCGCGACTTCATGACCGCGTGCGCGACCCGGCTGCGTGACTACCGCGGCACGCTGTCGGGAGAGCACGGTGACGGCCGGGTCCGCGGTGAGCTGTTGCCGCTGATGTACGACGAGGAGTCCCTCGCCCTCTTCCGGCAGGTCAAGGCCGTATGCGACCCCGACGACCTCCTGAACCCGGGCATCATCGCCGACCCTGTTCCGATCACCGAAGATCTGCGGCCGGTGCGCCCGCGGGAGCCGGTGCGTGCGGGTCTGCGGCTGCTGCACGACGCGGGAGACCTCGGTGACGCAGTGCATCGTTGCACGGGCGTCGGAAAGTGCGTGGCGCCGAGGACCGCAGGGGTGATGTGCCCGTCCTATCTAGCCACGAGGGACGAGCGCGACTCGACCCGCGGCCGCGCCCGCGTGCTGCAGGAGGCGCTCGACGGTGGCTTGCTGCGCGGTGGTCTGCAGGACCCGGCCGTGGCCGAGGCGCTCGACCTGTGCCTCGCGTGCAAGGGCTGCTCGAGCGACTGTCCCAGCGGCGTCGACATGGCCACCTACAAATCCGAGGTGCTGCACCAGCGACACGACATCGCCGGGGTGCGGCGACCGCGGTCCCACGTCTTCCTCGGACAGCTCCCGAAGTGGGCGCGTCTCACCGCGCCGCTGGCACCGCTGGCCAACCTGCTCCTGCGCGTCGGGCCGCTCGCCGGCCTGGCCAAATGGGTCGCCGGTATCGACCACCGGCGATCCGTGCCGAAGTTCGCCTCCCCGACTCTGAGGAAGGCGACGGACTCCTCCGGTACGGAGGATTCGCCGGCCGACGTGTGGATCTGGGCCGACTCCTTCACCGACCACTTCTTCCCGGAGTCCGGCCTGGCGGCGATCCGGTTCCTGGAGTCCCGGGGCCTCACGGTCCGCGTCGTCCGGGAGGACGCCTGCTGTGGCTTGACCTGGATCACGACCGGCCAGCTAGACCAGGCGCGGGTCCTGGTCGGCCGGACGATGCGGACGCTCGCGCCCTACGTCCGCAGTGGAATCCCGGTCATGGCGCTGGAGCCGTCCTGTCTCGCGTCGCTGCGCAGCGACGCGCGGGAGCTGTGCGACACCGAGGAGGCGGACGTGGTGGCGTCGGGTGTGCTGAGCTTCGCCGAGCTCGTCGAGCGTCTCGACCTGTCTCTTCCTGACCTGACCGGCGTGGAGGTGGTGGCGCAGCCTCACTGCCACCACAGCGCGGTCATCGGCTGGGACACCGACCAGCGTCTGCTGGAGAGGGCCGGTGCGACCGTCACCAAGGTGCAGGGATGCTGCGGCCTGGCTGGCAACTTCGGTGTGGAGAAGGGGCACTACGAGGTCAGCGTCGCTGTCGCCGAGACGCACCTTCTGCCCACGGTGCGGACGCACTCCGATGCGGTGTTCCTCGCGGACGGCATGTCCTGCCGCGTGCAGCTCGACGACCTGGCCGACGTACCGGCCCAGCATCTGGCCGAGCTGTTCGCGTCCCGCGCCTGA
- a CDS encoding TetR/AcrR family transcriptional regulator gives MTEERWPRAVEEFDKHLSELDWSHQSKSRRAILEAFLRLATENGFNSVSMRMIAKEMAIKAPSLYNHFPDGRDEIVAESLRWHFYKFGIAVLEEVRGVFDPKEGWHRMVHVHLTRQIQLPESDLWDLLVATDQVVHFLPSVLREEVDAWVDLYEALYRAAAEDMGFGPSVQQVKLVMTILEGANRWVTWDGKPRSLAVLVEKANTATLALLELPKD, from the coding sequence GTGACCGAGGAACGGTGGCCCCGCGCTGTCGAGGAGTTCGACAAGCATCTGAGCGAGCTCGACTGGAGTCACCAGAGCAAGTCCCGGCGAGCCATCCTCGAGGCGTTCCTCCGGCTGGCCACCGAGAACGGGTTCAACTCCGTCTCCATGCGCATGATTGCCAAGGAGATGGCCATCAAGGCCCCGAGCCTGTACAACCACTTCCCTGACGGTCGCGACGAGATCGTCGCCGAGTCCCTCCGCTGGCACTTCTACAAGTTCGGCATCGCCGTACTCGAGGAAGTGCGTGGGGTCTTTGACCCCAAGGAGGGCTGGCACCGGATGGTGCACGTCCACCTGACCCGACAGATCCAGCTTCCCGAAAGCGACCTTTGGGACCTGCTGGTGGCGACCGACCAGGTCGTGCACTTCCTCCCGTCAGTGCTCCGCGAGGAAGTCGACGCCTGGGTCGACCTGTACGAAGCGCTTTATCGTGCTGCGGCCGAGGACATGGGCTTCGGGCCATCGGTTCAGCAGGTCAAGCTCGTCATGACCATCCTTGAGGGCGCGAATCGCTGGGTCACGTGGGACGGCAAGCCGCGGTCACTCGCGGTGCTGGTCGAGAAGGCGAACACCGCGACTCTGGCTCTGCTGGAACTCCCGAAGGACTGA
- a CDS encoding cupin domain-containing protein, with protein sequence MAPQKYLSSPLVRREEGWPKGHVFVPPGEGSRPGVALIEWELRGESWTDEHPHDEFNYVLEGHLFVACDGETLEAVTGDVVRVPAGSVGRYWAPEYARMIAVYGPNPQGLESRVHAYTRLESSAERSSGSPS encoded by the coding sequence ATGGCGCCGCAGAAATACCTCTCCAGCCCCCTCGTTCGCCGGGAGGAGGGATGGCCCAAAGGCCACGTCTTCGTGCCGCCGGGCGAGGGCAGCCGACCGGGCGTCGCCCTCATCGAGTGGGAACTGCGGGGAGAGTCATGGACGGACGAGCATCCGCACGACGAGTTCAACTACGTCCTGGAAGGGCACCTGTTCGTCGCGTGTGACGGAGAGACCCTCGAGGCTGTCACGGGCGACGTGGTCCGGGTTCCGGCCGGGAGCGTCGGTCGCTACTGGGCGCCGGAGTACGCCCGCATGATCGCCGTCTACGGCCCCAACCCGCAGGGGCTGGAAAGTCGCGTCCACGCCTATACGCGGCTGGAGTCGTCGGCGGAGCGCTCCAGCGGATCGCCCTCGTAG
- a CDS encoding HAD-IIA family hydrolase, giving the protein MTADPTDEAAAAVTDRLRAIRGIVFDLDGTLVLGDRRNHGLTPLPGALELTAALTARGLPWLTFTNGTTRTPEAYAQTLRRIGFDLPDTAMLSPATSAVDHFLAMGHRRVLVLGGDGLKEPLRQAGFEIVASKGKPDADAVLVGWYREFTMDDLEAACHAVFGGATLYSCSQSVFFASAEGRALGTSRAICAMISSVTGVTEQIVGKPSMIGLRCAARRLRAAPQDLAVVGDDPELEMAMARHAGALAIAVATGIHAADRFTSLPLARRPHLTLDGVGGLLNLLPAAA; this is encoded by the coding sequence GTGACCGCCGATCCGACTGACGAGGCCGCCGCTGCCGTGACCGACCGTCTGCGCGCCATCCGCGGGATCGTCTTCGACCTGGACGGCACCCTCGTCCTGGGCGATCGACGCAACCACGGGCTCACACCCCTCCCCGGAGCCCTGGAACTCACCGCCGCCCTCACCGCCCGTGGACTTCCCTGGCTCACCTTCACCAACGGCACCACCCGCACCCCCGAGGCGTACGCACAGACGCTGCGCCGGATCGGCTTCGACCTGCCCGACACCGCCATGCTCAGCCCCGCCACCAGCGCCGTCGACCACTTCCTGGCCATGGGACACCGAAGGGTGCTGGTGCTCGGCGGCGACGGCCTCAAGGAGCCGCTGCGCCAGGCCGGATTCGAGATCGTCGCGTCCAAGGGCAAGCCGGACGCCGACGCCGTACTGGTCGGCTGGTACCGCGAGTTCACCATGGACGACCTTGAGGCGGCCTGCCATGCCGTCTTCGGCGGAGCCACCCTGTACAGCTGCTCGCAGTCGGTGTTCTTCGCCAGCGCCGAGGGCAGAGCCCTGGGCACATCCCGTGCCATCTGCGCCATGATCAGCAGTGTCACGGGCGTCACCGAACAGATCGTGGGCAAACCCTCGATGATCGGCCTGCGATGTGCCGCGCGGCGGCTGCGCGCCGCGCCGCAGGACCTCGCCGTCGTCGGAGACGACCCGGAACTGGAGATGGCGATGGCCCGTCACGCCGGCGCCCTCGCCATCGCGGTGGCCACCGGCATCCACGCCGCGGACCGCTTCACCTCGCTTCCGCTAGCGAGGAGACCGCATCTCACCCTCGACGGTGTCGGCGGGCTCCTCAACCTCCTGCCTGCGGCCGCTTGA
- a CDS encoding biotin carboxyl carrier protein, producing MADIRLVDVSLRDGNQSLWGATGLDTGKILQIAPVLDRVGFRALDYTSSTHMGMAVRTHRQDPWERIRLTHRAMPNTPLQFIGTGLRFISWEVAHPEFMQLVYDRLVAGGVTRFVVLDPMHDMDAVRESARMIRAAGATEIVGALTYTVSDVHDDAHYGSLASQMAVCPDIDRVYIKDPGGLLTTERASTLIPAVLGNLAGKPLELHSHCTIGLPGLTYLKAADLGVHALQVACGALAGGTSLPNAQQVVANLREFGHTVDIDDRLLGVVADYFHAMAAAEGLPVGGPRDFDAAFMRHQVAGGVMTTLHRQLDELGFSNRFDAVIEEVTRVRAELGYPIMVTPFPQMVCTQALYNVIGTERYENVSDQVIRYVLGSFGKPTAPVDPDICDRILNRPRAKELTEEPPPPTVTELRRRFPRGISDEELLLRATMPAEQVDAMVAAGPAPQHYNPQVKPVLDLLHGLRTRPATPELILDRPDFRLELHRDRRSD from the coding sequence ATGGCTGACATCCGGCTCGTCGACGTGTCGCTGCGCGACGGCAACCAGAGCCTGTGGGGCGCCACCGGACTGGACACGGGCAAGATCCTCCAGATCGCCCCGGTCCTGGACCGAGTGGGTTTTAGGGCCCTCGACTACACCTCCAGCACCCACATGGGCATGGCAGTGCGCACCCACCGCCAGGATCCCTGGGAACGCATCCGGCTCACGCACCGCGCCATGCCCAACACCCCTTTGCAGTTCATCGGCACCGGGCTGCGCTTCATCTCCTGGGAGGTCGCCCATCCCGAGTTCATGCAGCTGGTCTACGACCGACTGGTGGCAGGCGGCGTCACCCGGTTCGTCGTACTCGACCCCATGCATGACATGGACGCGGTACGCGAGTCCGCGCGGATGATCCGTGCGGCCGGGGCCACCGAGATCGTCGGAGCGCTGACCTACACCGTCAGCGACGTGCACGACGACGCCCACTACGGATCGCTCGCCTCCCAGATGGCTGTCTGCCCGGACATCGACCGCGTCTACATCAAGGACCCAGGCGGACTGCTGACGACGGAACGCGCCTCCACTCTGATCCCGGCCGTCCTGGGCAATCTCGCCGGCAAACCGCTGGAACTGCACTCCCACTGCACCATCGGCCTGCCAGGCCTGACCTACCTCAAGGCCGCCGACCTGGGAGTGCACGCGCTCCAAGTGGCCTGCGGAGCCCTGGCCGGCGGGACATCACTCCCCAACGCCCAGCAGGTCGTGGCGAATCTGCGCGAGTTCGGCCACACCGTGGACATCGACGACCGGCTGCTCGGCGTGGTGGCGGACTACTTCCACGCCATGGCGGCGGCCGAGGGACTCCCCGTCGGTGGACCCCGGGACTTCGACGCCGCGTTCATGCGCCACCAAGTGGCAGGCGGCGTGATGACCACGCTCCACCGCCAGCTCGACGAACTGGGCTTCAGCAACCGCTTCGACGCGGTCATCGAGGAAGTGACCCGAGTCCGCGCCGAACTCGGCTACCCCATCATGGTCACCCCCTTCCCGCAGATGGTCTGCACCCAGGCGCTGTACAACGTCATCGGCACCGAACGCTACGAGAACGTCTCCGACCAGGTGATCCGCTACGTGCTGGGCAGCTTCGGCAAGCCCACCGCCCCCGTGGACCCGGACATCTGCGACCGCATCCTCAACCGTCCACGGGCCAAGGAACTCACCGAAGAACCGCCCCCGCCCACGGTCACCGAACTGCGGCGGCGGTTCCCGCGCGGCATCAGCGACGAAGAGCTGCTCCTACGCGCCACCATGCCCGCCGAGCAGGTGGACGCCATGGTGGCCGCAGGCCCGGCCCCGCAGCACTACAACCCCCAGGTCAAACCCGTACTCGACCTGCTCCACGGCCTGCGGACCCGCCCGGCGACACCCGAACTCATCCTGGACAGACCCGACTTCCGACTGGAGCTGCACCGTGACCGCCGATCCGACTGA